Part of the Sporomusa termitida genome, TAAAAACGCTTATTTCATGCGGTAAAAATGGGATTTTAGGCTACCTATAAGGAATTGAAACGACTTACCCGGCTTATGAAGACACGATAACACAAGTCGATTTTAGGCTACCTATAAGGAATTGAAACCTGCGTCACCCTCTTTTGCATCCGGCAGGGCCAGGATTTTAGGCTACCTATAAGGAATTGAAACCCGGACTGCGTATAACGAACCTCAACATCTTTTCCGATTTTAGGCTACCTATAAGGAATTGAAACCAAAAATGGTCAGAACCCTGCAACAGCCCAAAAGAGGGATTTTAGGCTACCTATAAGGAATTGAAACTCAATTGTAACTGCAAGATGTTTAGCATCTTGAATGATTTTAGGCTACCTATAAGGAATTGAAACTGGACAAGTGGGACCGTGACGAAACCATAGACCGCGATTTTAGACTCCTATAAGGAGCTTGCAGGCTACGTACCATAAACAAGAGAATTTCTCTTAAGGTGAAGTAGTAGCCTGTCTTTTCTATGCCTGCAGGGACCGGCACTTGATAACATAAAATGTCTTGACAAGTTTGACCAGAGCGAATAGAATAATAATCAGATTGACTGACTGGAAAACCAGAGGTGAGTAGCAGGGGGCTATTCGCCTTTTTTTGTTTCTATTATTAAATCTAATACATAGGGGGATATCATGAAAAAGTTACTTGCTCTATACCTGGTAATCATTGCGGCCCTATTCCTCGGCGGCTGCGGTTCGGCCGAAGCTCCCCAACAGGAGGCTAAGATTCTTAAGGTCGGCGTCACCTCCGGGCCCCATGCGGAAATCCTGGAACAGGTTAAAACTGTGGCAGAACGCGACGGGCTCAAGATTGAGATCGTGGAGTTCAACGACTATGTGCAGCCCAATACGTCCCTCGATCAGGGCGAAATTGACGCTAACGCCTTTCAGCACCAGCCTTTCCTGGACAATCATGTAAAAGACCGGGGCTATAAGCTGGTATCGATCGCCAAAACCGTTATTTTGCCGATGGGCATCTATTCCGATAAAGTGAAAAAACTGGATGAACTCAAGGACGGCTCTGCGGTGGCGATACCCAATGACCCGTCCAACGCCGGCAGAGCACTGCTGCTATTGGACCAGGCCGGTTTAATCAAGCTGAAGCCGGGAGTGGGCGCGGCGGCGAGTGTCCTGGATATTGTGGAGAATCCGAAAAATCTTAAGATCAAAGAACTGGAAGCGGCTTTAATCCCCCGGGCGATCGCTGATGTGGATATTGCGGCGATTAATACCAGCTATGCCCTTAAGGCGGGCCTGGTGCCGGCCCGCGACGGCCTGGCGCTGGAGAACTCAAGCTCGCCGTACACGAATGTTCTGGCAGTCAGGGAAAAAGACAAGGATAATCCCGTGTTCCAGAAACTGATCAAAGCCTATCATTCGGAAGAAGTCAAAAAATATCTGGTGGAACACTTTCAGGGGTCGATTCTGCCGGGCTGGTAAGGCCGCGGTAAAATATCCCGCAGTTATAAATAGCAAAAAAAAGCCTTGGTTGAGTGCTGAATTTCCGGTTCCTCAATCAAGGACTTTTCTGTTATTATCTATATACCACACGCTGAAGGGGAAGGGAGCAAGGTATGAAACGAA contains:
- a CDS encoding MetQ/NlpA family ABC transporter substrate-binding protein gives rise to the protein MKKLLALYLVIIAALFLGGCGSAEAPQQEAKILKVGVTSGPHAEILEQVKTVAERDGLKIEIVEFNDYVQPNTSLDQGEIDANAFQHQPFLDNHVKDRGYKLVSIAKTVILPMGIYSDKVKKLDELKDGSAVAIPNDPSNAGRALLLLDQAGLIKLKPGVGAAASVLDIVENPKNLKIKELEAALIPRAIADVDIAAINTSYALKAGLVPARDGLALENSSSPYTNVLAVREKDKDNPVFQKLIKAYHSEEVKKYLVEHFQGSILPGW